The segment AGCGGATCGCCTCTTCATCACTGAAATCGATATCGATGTGGATGGTGGCGATACCTTCTTTACAGTCCCTCATCCAGAGCAGTGGCAGGAAGTTGAAAGAACCCCAGCCTCTGAAGGTGATATTCACTTTAGCTTTATTACGCTAGAGCGAAAATAATCAAGGGCCCACTCGGGCCCTTTTTATTCCACCTCAAATCATTTGCACTATCTTTACAGTTTCTTAGCAAAACTGTACTGAGCAAAAGCCTGCTCAGCAACACTGAACCACTGAGCCTCCATATTTCTGAAGACGCGGTAATCCTCGAAGATTTTCTTAAACTGTGGATTTTTAGCAGACTCTTCTGCGTAAGTTTCTTGAGCAGCCTTAAAGCAGGCATCTAATACCGAAGTATTGAACTTTCTTAAGACTGCCCCATTCTGAATAAGGCGCTGTAATGCTGGAGGATTTAAGGCATCGTATTTAGCGCACATGTCAGTATGAGCCTCAAAGCAAGCGGCTTGCCACGCAGCCTGGTAAGAAGGAGGCAAGGAGTCCCACTGTTTTTTATTGACTAAGAAGGACAATCCAGCTGCCCCTTCCCAAAAAGCGGGGTAGTAATAATTTTTAGCGACCTTAGCTAGGCCGAGTTTTTCATCGTCATAAGGACCAACAAACTCAGCGGCATCAATCGTACCCTTCTCCAGAGCGGAATAAATTTCACCGGCAGGTAATTGCTGAGGCACTACACCCAACTTAGCGAGGACTTGACCCGCAAAGCCTGCAATACGAAACTTCAAGCCTTTGAGATCTTCGGGAGACTTAATTTCTTTACGAAACCATCCACCCATTTGCGTGCCGGTTTGACCACCTAAAAAATTGACAATGTTGTAGCTGGCATAGAGCTCACGCATTAACTTCATCCCATTGCCTTGCAGCATCCAAGCTGATTGTTGACGAGCCGTCATTCCAAATGGTGCAGCTGTATCAAAGATAAAGGCGCTATTTTTACCAATGTAGTAGTAGCTCGCGGTATGTCCACACTCAACCGTGCCATTTTGTACTGCATCTAACACCTGTAATGCCGGCACAATCTCACCGGCAGCAAAGACTTTGACATTAAATTTTCCGTTGGTTGCCTTACTCAATGCTTTTGCAAAAATCTCTGGGGTGCCAATCAAGGTATCTAATGATTTGGGAAAGCTAGAAACTAAGCGCCAATTTAGCGTTGGTAAGTTCTGCGCAATAGCTGGAGCAGATAAAGCAGCAGCCCCGGCGCCTAAGGTAGCTTTCTTTAAAAATGAACGTCTTTGCATCAATATCCCTTTGCAATTTCTATAATTTATTTACCGCCAACCGTCATAGATCCAATCAAAATAGAGCCGGTCTCTTTGGTGCCTCGAATTAAGGAGTCGCTGCCAATCATTTGAATATCTAGAAGCATGTCGC is part of the Polynucleobacter sp. es-EL-1 genome and harbors:
- a CDS encoding TRAP transporter substrate-binding protein, translated to MQRRSFLKKATLGAGAAALSAPAIAQNLPTLNWRLVSSFPKSLDTLIGTPEIFAKALSKATNGKFNVKVFAAGEIVPALQVLDAVQNGTVECGHTASYYYIGKNSAFIFDTAAPFGMTARQQSAWMLQGNGMKLMRELYASYNIVNFLGGQTGTQMGGWFRKEIKSPEDLKGLKFRIAGFAGQVLAKLGVVPQQLPAGEIYSALEKGTIDAAEFVGPYDDEKLGLAKVAKNYYYPAFWEGAAGLSFLVNKKQWDSLPPSYQAAWQAACFEAHTDMCAKYDALNPPALQRLIQNGAVLRKFNTSVLDACFKAAQETYAEESAKNPQFKKIFEDYRVFRNMEAQWFSVAEQAFAQYSFAKKL